One Vespa velutina chromosome 9, iVesVel2.1, whole genome shotgun sequence DNA segment encodes these proteins:
- the LOC124951923 gene encoding AF4/FMR2 family member lilli-like isoform X1, with translation MSASAVKSSISGVGTSPTSTTHSMLPMNAMAQKVVPGTESGSMKPLTGTGLSYVTLQPPSQPLSLVQDHRPSVYQTPPYISNNSEKESESDKLIPNGVETIKVETEQSVPAPVKPSEPNRNNNLSPENPTQDEQRETPVEPETIPHALEFSAMCPQGQNKVEEKKTTVNNGSKEAEGVPVNASLQTKLTTHKTEDAQVKPEVQKNKPTNQSAKLSGDSPPVQPSNNSSKPETKVTSSPKANKRKSRELKDLKGISATPDGASKPKRNRVQTQPYQSPLPEIALLVKSLNKSPATKAADDKLIVFYKNEFLAVRNAEGSFYVCQAMQNIYKSSRRIRIRWLSQDKNNGEIYSPDFYDFIDFDCILTNLNLNKIDKNKFQLTKIELLRTENILKRAIDVEAGVSEKPRVTEEHPDGLDLSLYKDESQLKRRRGGHGPYKQKQGQRKKSKRSASSSEDEGSEDESKDEKKSSKTGRSKKGSVNKALAIAKSVAKGSSRAERALNRSTKSGNSTGSESTGGTAAATATATATAAAVPVNNAATPTTPIDSAKNNGAEPKKIDTKKTTTKQQQQQQQQQQQQQQQQQQQQQQQQQQSNNNTSGVPRTKLRGSAQNTQQGNSTAGRPKRVAASASILSNEEAAPRKKPRGRAAMKKKKKKKKKRKKKKEEEEKNNNN, from the exons ATGAGTGCATCTGCTGTAAAGTCATCTATATCTGGAGTAGGGACATCTCCCACTTCGACTACTCACTCCATGCTTCCAATGAATGCTATGGCTCAAAAAGTAGTTCCTGGAACTGAATCAGGATCTATGAAACCTTTAACAGGAACAGGATTAAGCTATGTTACGTTGCAACCACCCAGTCAACCTCTCAGTTTGGTACAAGATCACAGACCATCAGTTTACCAAACACCACCTTATATAAGTAACAATTCTGAAAAGGAGTCAGAATCGGATAAGCTTATACCAAACGGTGTAGAAACTATAAAGGTGGAAACAGAGCAAAGTGTACCTGCTCCTGTAAAACCTAGTGAACCAAATAGAAATAACAACTTGAGTCCTGAAAATCCGACCCAAGATGAACAACGAGAAACTCCAGTAGAACCAGAAACGATCCCTCATGCCTTAGAATTTTCAG cgatGTGTCCCCAAGGACAAAACAaagttgaagaaaagaaaactactGTAAATAATGGCTCTAAAGAAGCTGAAGGTGTGCCAGTTAATGCTTCTCTACAAACAAAGTTAACGACGCATAAAACTGAAGATGCTCAAGTAAAACCCGAAGTTCAAAAAAACAAACCAACGAATCAGAGTGCAAAATTGAGTGGAGATAGTCCACCCGTACAACCAtcaaataattcttcaaaacCCGAAACGAAAGTTACATCTTCACCAAAAGCTAATAAACGAAAATCTAGAGAATTGAAAGATTTGAAAGGAATATCTGCGACTCCAGATGGGGCAAGTAAACCTAAGAGAAATCGTGTACAAACACAACCTTATCAGAGTCCTTTGCCAGAAATCGCGTTGCTTGTCAAAAGTTTAAACAAGTCTCCTGCGACAAAAGCTGCGGATGACAAGCTAATAGTATTCTACAA aaATGAATTCCTGGCTGTGAGAAATGCAGAAGGAAGTTTTTACGTTTGTCAAGCGatgcaaaatatttataaatcgagCAGGCGTATTCGCATACGATGGTTATCGCAAGATAAAAATAACGGTGAAATTTATTCTCCAGATTTTTACGACTTTATAG atTTCGATTGTATATTAACGAACCTAAATctgaataaaattgataaaaataaatttcaattaacgaaaatagaattattacgtacagaaaatatattaaaacgagCGATCGATGTAGAGGCCGGAGTATCTGAAAAGCCTAGAGTTACGGAAGAACATCCAGATGGAC TCGATTTGTCTCTTTACAAAGATGAATCGCaattaaagagaagaagaggaggtcACGGCCCATACAAGCAGAAACAAGGCCaacgaaagaaatcgaaaCGTTCGGCAAGTTCCTCCGAAGACGAAGGATCTGAGGACGAGTCAAAGGATGAAAAGAAGTCATCGAAAACGGGACGTTCTAAAAAGGGATCAGTAAACAAAGCGTTAGCGATCGCAAAATCGGTTGCAAAAGGCTCGAGCAGAGCGGAAAGGGCATTAAATAGGAGCACAAAATCAGGAAACAGTACGGGTAGCGAGTCCACCGGTGGCACTGCTGCTGCCACTGCTACTGCCACTGCTACTGCAGCAGCAGTACCCGTGAATAACGCCGCTACGCCGACGACTCCCATTGATTCAGCTAAAAATAATGGTGCTGAGCCTAAAAAGATCGATACGAaaaaaacgacgacgaagcagcagcaacaacaacaacaacagcaacagcagcagcagcaacaacaacaacaacaacaacagcaacagcaacaacagagCAACAACAACACGAGTGGTGTACCAAGGACGAAGCTTCGTG GGTCAGCTCAAAACACACAGCAAGGCAATAGTACTGCGGGACGTCCCAAACGCGTAGCTGCTTCAGCGAGTATTCTGTCAAACGAAGAAGCAGCACCACGGAAAAAGCCACGTGGGCGAGC agcgatgaagaagaagaagaaaaagaagaagaagaggaagaagaagaaggaggaggaagaaaaaaataataataattaa
- the LOC124951923 gene encoding AF4/FMR2 family member lilli-like isoform X3 → MSASAVKSSISGVGTSPTSTTHSMLPMNAMAQKVVPGTESGSMKPLTGTGLSYVTLQPPSQPLSLVQDHRPSVYQTPPYISNNSEKESESDKLIPNGVETIKVETEQSVPAPVKPSEPNRNNNLSPENPTQDEQRETPVEPETIPHALEFSAMCPQGQNKVEEKKTTVNNGSKEAEGVPVNASLQTKLTTHKTEDAQVKPEVQKNKPTNQSAKLSGDSPPVQPSNNSSKPETKVTSSPKANKRKSRELKDLKGISATPDGASKPKRNRVQTQPYQSPLPEIALLVKSLNKSPATKAADDKLIVFYKNEFLAVRNAEGSFYVCQAMQNIYKSSRRIRIRWLSQDKNNGEIYSPDFYDFIDFDCILTNLNLNKIDKNKFQLTKIELLRTENILKRAIDVEAGVSEKPRVTEEHPDGLDLSLYKDESQLKRRRGGHGPYKQKQGQRKKSKRSASSSEDEGSEDESKDEKKSSKTGRSKKGSVNKALAIAKSVAKGSSRAERALNRSTKSGNSTGSESTGGTAAATATATATAAAVPVNNAATPTTPIDSAKNNGAEPKKIDTKKTTTKQQQQQQQQQQQQQQQQQQQQQQQQQQSNNNTSGVPRTKLRGSAQNTQQGNSTAGRPKRVAASASILSNEEAAPRKKPRGRA, encoded by the exons ATGAGTGCATCTGCTGTAAAGTCATCTATATCTGGAGTAGGGACATCTCCCACTTCGACTACTCACTCCATGCTTCCAATGAATGCTATGGCTCAAAAAGTAGTTCCTGGAACTGAATCAGGATCTATGAAACCTTTAACAGGAACAGGATTAAGCTATGTTACGTTGCAACCACCCAGTCAACCTCTCAGTTTGGTACAAGATCACAGACCATCAGTTTACCAAACACCACCTTATATAAGTAACAATTCTGAAAAGGAGTCAGAATCGGATAAGCTTATACCAAACGGTGTAGAAACTATAAAGGTGGAAACAGAGCAAAGTGTACCTGCTCCTGTAAAACCTAGTGAACCAAATAGAAATAACAACTTGAGTCCTGAAAATCCGACCCAAGATGAACAACGAGAAACTCCAGTAGAACCAGAAACGATCCCTCATGCCTTAGAATTTTCAG cgatGTGTCCCCAAGGACAAAACAaagttgaagaaaagaaaactactGTAAATAATGGCTCTAAAGAAGCTGAAGGTGTGCCAGTTAATGCTTCTCTACAAACAAAGTTAACGACGCATAAAACTGAAGATGCTCAAGTAAAACCCGAAGTTCAAAAAAACAAACCAACGAATCAGAGTGCAAAATTGAGTGGAGATAGTCCACCCGTACAACCAtcaaataattcttcaaaacCCGAAACGAAAGTTACATCTTCACCAAAAGCTAATAAACGAAAATCTAGAGAATTGAAAGATTTGAAAGGAATATCTGCGACTCCAGATGGGGCAAGTAAACCTAAGAGAAATCGTGTACAAACACAACCTTATCAGAGTCCTTTGCCAGAAATCGCGTTGCTTGTCAAAAGTTTAAACAAGTCTCCTGCGACAAAAGCTGCGGATGACAAGCTAATAGTATTCTACAA aaATGAATTCCTGGCTGTGAGAAATGCAGAAGGAAGTTTTTACGTTTGTCAAGCGatgcaaaatatttataaatcgagCAGGCGTATTCGCATACGATGGTTATCGCAAGATAAAAATAACGGTGAAATTTATTCTCCAGATTTTTACGACTTTATAG atTTCGATTGTATATTAACGAACCTAAATctgaataaaattgataaaaataaatttcaattaacgaaaatagaattattacgtacagaaaatatattaaaacgagCGATCGATGTAGAGGCCGGAGTATCTGAAAAGCCTAGAGTTACGGAAGAACATCCAGATGGAC TCGATTTGTCTCTTTACAAAGATGAATCGCaattaaagagaagaagaggaggtcACGGCCCATACAAGCAGAAACAAGGCCaacgaaagaaatcgaaaCGTTCGGCAAGTTCCTCCGAAGACGAAGGATCTGAGGACGAGTCAAAGGATGAAAAGAAGTCATCGAAAACGGGACGTTCTAAAAAGGGATCAGTAAACAAAGCGTTAGCGATCGCAAAATCGGTTGCAAAAGGCTCGAGCAGAGCGGAAAGGGCATTAAATAGGAGCACAAAATCAGGAAACAGTACGGGTAGCGAGTCCACCGGTGGCACTGCTGCTGCCACTGCTACTGCCACTGCTACTGCAGCAGCAGTACCCGTGAATAACGCCGCTACGCCGACGACTCCCATTGATTCAGCTAAAAATAATGGTGCTGAGCCTAAAAAGATCGATACGAaaaaaacgacgacgaagcagcagcaacaacaacaacaacagcaacagcagcagcagcaacaacaacaacaacaacaacagcaacagcaacaacagagCAACAACAACACGAGTGGTGTACCAAGGACGAAGCTTCGTG GGTCAGCTCAAAACACACAGCAAGGCAATAGTACTGCGGGACGTCCCAAACGCGTAGCTGCTTCAGCGAGTATTCTGTCAAACGAAGAAGCAGCACCACGGAAAAAGCCACGTGGGCGAGCGTAA
- the LOC124951923 gene encoding AF4/FMR2 family member lilli-like isoform X2, producing MSASAVKSSISGVGTSPTSTTHSMLPMNAMAQKVVPGTESGSMKPLTGTGLSYVTLQPPSQPLSLVQDHRPSVYQTPPYISNNSEKESESDKLIPNGVETIKVETEQSVPAPVKPSEPNRNNNLSPENPTQDEQRETPVEPETIPHALEFSAMCPQGQNKVEEKKTTVNNGSKEAEGVPVNASLQTKLTTHKTEDAQVKPEVQKNKPTNQSAKLSGDSPPVQPSNNSSKPETKVTSSPKANKRKSRELKDLKGISATPDGASKPKRNRVQTQPYQSPLPEIALLVKSLNKSPATKAADDKLIVFYKNEFLAVRNAEGSFYVCQAMQNIYKSSRRIRIRWLSQDKNNGEIYSPDFYDFIDFDCILTNLNLNKIDKNKFQLTKIELLRTENILKRAIDVEAGVSEKPRVTEEHPDGLDLSLYKDESQLKRRRGGHGPYKQKQGQRKKSKRSASSSEDEGSEDESKDEKKSSKTGRSKKGSVNKALAIAKSVAKGSSRAERALNRSTKSGNSTGSESTGGTAAATATATATAAAVPVNNAATPTTPIDSAKNNGAEPKKIDTKKTTTKQQQQQQQQQQQQQQQQQQQQQQQQQQSNNNTSGVPRTKLRGSAQNTQQGNSTAGRPKRVAASASILSNEEAAPRKKPRGRAS from the exons ATGAGTGCATCTGCTGTAAAGTCATCTATATCTGGAGTAGGGACATCTCCCACTTCGACTACTCACTCCATGCTTCCAATGAATGCTATGGCTCAAAAAGTAGTTCCTGGAACTGAATCAGGATCTATGAAACCTTTAACAGGAACAGGATTAAGCTATGTTACGTTGCAACCACCCAGTCAACCTCTCAGTTTGGTACAAGATCACAGACCATCAGTTTACCAAACACCACCTTATATAAGTAACAATTCTGAAAAGGAGTCAGAATCGGATAAGCTTATACCAAACGGTGTAGAAACTATAAAGGTGGAAACAGAGCAAAGTGTACCTGCTCCTGTAAAACCTAGTGAACCAAATAGAAATAACAACTTGAGTCCTGAAAATCCGACCCAAGATGAACAACGAGAAACTCCAGTAGAACCAGAAACGATCCCTCATGCCTTAGAATTTTCAG cgatGTGTCCCCAAGGACAAAACAaagttgaagaaaagaaaactactGTAAATAATGGCTCTAAAGAAGCTGAAGGTGTGCCAGTTAATGCTTCTCTACAAACAAAGTTAACGACGCATAAAACTGAAGATGCTCAAGTAAAACCCGAAGTTCAAAAAAACAAACCAACGAATCAGAGTGCAAAATTGAGTGGAGATAGTCCACCCGTACAACCAtcaaataattcttcaaaacCCGAAACGAAAGTTACATCTTCACCAAAAGCTAATAAACGAAAATCTAGAGAATTGAAAGATTTGAAAGGAATATCTGCGACTCCAGATGGGGCAAGTAAACCTAAGAGAAATCGTGTACAAACACAACCTTATCAGAGTCCTTTGCCAGAAATCGCGTTGCTTGTCAAAAGTTTAAACAAGTCTCCTGCGACAAAAGCTGCGGATGACAAGCTAATAGTATTCTACAA aaATGAATTCCTGGCTGTGAGAAATGCAGAAGGAAGTTTTTACGTTTGTCAAGCGatgcaaaatatttataaatcgagCAGGCGTATTCGCATACGATGGTTATCGCAAGATAAAAATAACGGTGAAATTTATTCTCCAGATTTTTACGACTTTATAG atTTCGATTGTATATTAACGAACCTAAATctgaataaaattgataaaaataaatttcaattaacgaaaatagaattattacgtacagaaaatatattaaaacgagCGATCGATGTAGAGGCCGGAGTATCTGAAAAGCCTAGAGTTACGGAAGAACATCCAGATGGAC TCGATTTGTCTCTTTACAAAGATGAATCGCaattaaagagaagaagaggaggtcACGGCCCATACAAGCAGAAACAAGGCCaacgaaagaaatcgaaaCGTTCGGCAAGTTCCTCCGAAGACGAAGGATCTGAGGACGAGTCAAAGGATGAAAAGAAGTCATCGAAAACGGGACGTTCTAAAAAGGGATCAGTAAACAAAGCGTTAGCGATCGCAAAATCGGTTGCAAAAGGCTCGAGCAGAGCGGAAAGGGCATTAAATAGGAGCACAAAATCAGGAAACAGTACGGGTAGCGAGTCCACCGGTGGCACTGCTGCTGCCACTGCTACTGCCACTGCTACTGCAGCAGCAGTACCCGTGAATAACGCCGCTACGCCGACGACTCCCATTGATTCAGCTAAAAATAATGGTGCTGAGCCTAAAAAGATCGATACGAaaaaaacgacgacgaagcagcagcaacaacaacaacaacagcaacagcagcagcagcaacaacaacaacaacaacaacagcaacagcaacaacagagCAACAACAACACGAGTGGTGTACCAAGGACGAAGCTTCGTG GGTCAGCTCAAAACACACAGCAAGGCAATAGTACTGCGGGACGTCCCAAACGCGTAGCTGCTTCAGCGAGTATTCTGTCAAACGAAGAAGCAGCACCACGGAAAAAGCCACGTGGGCGAGC
- the LOC124951923 gene encoding AF4/FMR2 family member lilli-like isoform X6, translating to MSASAVKSSISGVGTSPTSTTHSMLPMNAMAQKVVPGTESGSMKPLTGTGLSYVTLQPPSQPLSLVQDHRPSVYQTPPYISNNSEKESESDKLIPNGVETIKVETEQSVPAPVKPSEPNRNNNLSPENPTQDEQRETPVEPETIPHALEFSAMCPQGQNKVEEKKTTVNNGSKEAEGVPVNASLQTKLTTHKTEDAQVKPEVQKNKPTNQSAKLSGDSPPVQPSNNSSKPETKVTSSPKANKRKSRELKDLKGISATPDGASKPKRNRVQTQPYQSPLPEIALLVKSLNKSPATKAADDKLIVFYKNEFLAVRNAEGSFYVCQAMQNIYKSSRRIRIRWLSQDKNNGEIYSPDFYDFIDFDCILTNLNLNKIDKNKFQLTKIELLRTENILKRAIDVEAGVSEKPRVTEEHPDGLDLSLYKDESQLKRRRGGHGPYKQKQGQRKKSKRSASSSEDEGSEDESKDEKKSSKTGRSKKGSVNKALAIAKSVAKGSSRAERALNRSTKSGNSTGSESTGGTAAATATATATAAAVPVNNAATPTTPIDSAKNNGAEPKKIDTKKTTTKQQQQQQQQQQQQQQQQQQQQQQQQQQSNNNTSGVPRTKLRG from the exons ATGAGTGCATCTGCTGTAAAGTCATCTATATCTGGAGTAGGGACATCTCCCACTTCGACTACTCACTCCATGCTTCCAATGAATGCTATGGCTCAAAAAGTAGTTCCTGGAACTGAATCAGGATCTATGAAACCTTTAACAGGAACAGGATTAAGCTATGTTACGTTGCAACCACCCAGTCAACCTCTCAGTTTGGTACAAGATCACAGACCATCAGTTTACCAAACACCACCTTATATAAGTAACAATTCTGAAAAGGAGTCAGAATCGGATAAGCTTATACCAAACGGTGTAGAAACTATAAAGGTGGAAACAGAGCAAAGTGTACCTGCTCCTGTAAAACCTAGTGAACCAAATAGAAATAACAACTTGAGTCCTGAAAATCCGACCCAAGATGAACAACGAGAAACTCCAGTAGAACCAGAAACGATCCCTCATGCCTTAGAATTTTCAG cgatGTGTCCCCAAGGACAAAACAaagttgaagaaaagaaaactactGTAAATAATGGCTCTAAAGAAGCTGAAGGTGTGCCAGTTAATGCTTCTCTACAAACAAAGTTAACGACGCATAAAACTGAAGATGCTCAAGTAAAACCCGAAGTTCAAAAAAACAAACCAACGAATCAGAGTGCAAAATTGAGTGGAGATAGTCCACCCGTACAACCAtcaaataattcttcaaaacCCGAAACGAAAGTTACATCTTCACCAAAAGCTAATAAACGAAAATCTAGAGAATTGAAAGATTTGAAAGGAATATCTGCGACTCCAGATGGGGCAAGTAAACCTAAGAGAAATCGTGTACAAACACAACCTTATCAGAGTCCTTTGCCAGAAATCGCGTTGCTTGTCAAAAGTTTAAACAAGTCTCCTGCGACAAAAGCTGCGGATGACAAGCTAATAGTATTCTACAA aaATGAATTCCTGGCTGTGAGAAATGCAGAAGGAAGTTTTTACGTTTGTCAAGCGatgcaaaatatttataaatcgagCAGGCGTATTCGCATACGATGGTTATCGCAAGATAAAAATAACGGTGAAATTTATTCTCCAGATTTTTACGACTTTATAG atTTCGATTGTATATTAACGAACCTAAATctgaataaaattgataaaaataaatttcaattaacgaaaatagaattattacgtacagaaaatatattaaaacgagCGATCGATGTAGAGGCCGGAGTATCTGAAAAGCCTAGAGTTACGGAAGAACATCCAGATGGAC TCGATTTGTCTCTTTACAAAGATGAATCGCaattaaagagaagaagaggaggtcACGGCCCATACAAGCAGAAACAAGGCCaacgaaagaaatcgaaaCGTTCGGCAAGTTCCTCCGAAGACGAAGGATCTGAGGACGAGTCAAAGGATGAAAAGAAGTCATCGAAAACGGGACGTTCTAAAAAGGGATCAGTAAACAAAGCGTTAGCGATCGCAAAATCGGTTGCAAAAGGCTCGAGCAGAGCGGAAAGGGCATTAAATAGGAGCACAAAATCAGGAAACAGTACGGGTAGCGAGTCCACCGGTGGCACTGCTGCTGCCACTGCTACTGCCACTGCTACTGCAGCAGCAGTACCCGTGAATAACGCCGCTACGCCGACGACTCCCATTGATTCAGCTAAAAATAATGGTGCTGAGCCTAAAAAGATCGATACGAaaaaaacgacgacgaagcagcagcaacaacaacaacaacagcaacagcagcagcagcaacaacaacaacaacaacaacagcaacagcaacaacagagCAACAACAACACGAGTGGTGTACCAAGGACGAAGCTTCGTG GATGA
- the LOC124951923 gene encoding AF4/FMR2 family member lilli-like isoform X5, producing the protein MSASAVKSSISGVGTSPTSTTHSMLPMNAMAQKVVPGTESGSMKPLTGTGLSYVTLQPPSQPLSLVQDHRPSVYQTPPYISNNSEKESESDKLIPNGVETIKVETEQSVPAPVKPSEPNRNNNLSPENPTQDEQRETPVEPETIPHALEFSAMCPQGQNKVEEKKTTVNNGSKEAEGVPVNASLQTKLTTHKTEDAQVKPEVQKNKPTNQSAKLSGDSPPVQPSNNSSKPETKVTSSPKANKRKSRELKDLKGISATPDGASKPKRNRVQTQPYQSPLPEIALLVKSLNKSPATKAADDKLIVFYKNEFLAVRNAEGSFYVCQAMQNIYKSSRRIRIRWLSQDKNNGEIYSPDFYDFIDFDCILTNLNLNKIDKNKFQLTKIELLRTENILKRAIDVEAGVSEKPRVTEEHPDGLDLSLYKDESQLKRRRGGHGPYKQKQGQRKKSKRSASSSEDEGSEDESKDEKKSSKTGRSKKGSVNKALAIAKSVAKGSSRAERALNRSTKSGNSTGSESTGGTAAATATATATAAAVPVNNAATPTTPIDSAKNNGAEPKKIDTKKTTTKQQQQQQQQQQQQQQQQQQQQQQQQQQSNNNTSGVPRTKLRDLE; encoded by the exons ATGAGTGCATCTGCTGTAAAGTCATCTATATCTGGAGTAGGGACATCTCCCACTTCGACTACTCACTCCATGCTTCCAATGAATGCTATGGCTCAAAAAGTAGTTCCTGGAACTGAATCAGGATCTATGAAACCTTTAACAGGAACAGGATTAAGCTATGTTACGTTGCAACCACCCAGTCAACCTCTCAGTTTGGTACAAGATCACAGACCATCAGTTTACCAAACACCACCTTATATAAGTAACAATTCTGAAAAGGAGTCAGAATCGGATAAGCTTATACCAAACGGTGTAGAAACTATAAAGGTGGAAACAGAGCAAAGTGTACCTGCTCCTGTAAAACCTAGTGAACCAAATAGAAATAACAACTTGAGTCCTGAAAATCCGACCCAAGATGAACAACGAGAAACTCCAGTAGAACCAGAAACGATCCCTCATGCCTTAGAATTTTCAG cgatGTGTCCCCAAGGACAAAACAaagttgaagaaaagaaaactactGTAAATAATGGCTCTAAAGAAGCTGAAGGTGTGCCAGTTAATGCTTCTCTACAAACAAAGTTAACGACGCATAAAACTGAAGATGCTCAAGTAAAACCCGAAGTTCAAAAAAACAAACCAACGAATCAGAGTGCAAAATTGAGTGGAGATAGTCCACCCGTACAACCAtcaaataattcttcaaaacCCGAAACGAAAGTTACATCTTCACCAAAAGCTAATAAACGAAAATCTAGAGAATTGAAAGATTTGAAAGGAATATCTGCGACTCCAGATGGGGCAAGTAAACCTAAGAGAAATCGTGTACAAACACAACCTTATCAGAGTCCTTTGCCAGAAATCGCGTTGCTTGTCAAAAGTTTAAACAAGTCTCCTGCGACAAAAGCTGCGGATGACAAGCTAATAGTATTCTACAA aaATGAATTCCTGGCTGTGAGAAATGCAGAAGGAAGTTTTTACGTTTGTCAAGCGatgcaaaatatttataaatcgagCAGGCGTATTCGCATACGATGGTTATCGCAAGATAAAAATAACGGTGAAATTTATTCTCCAGATTTTTACGACTTTATAG atTTCGATTGTATATTAACGAACCTAAATctgaataaaattgataaaaataaatttcaattaacgaaaatagaattattacgtacagaaaatatattaaaacgagCGATCGATGTAGAGGCCGGAGTATCTGAAAAGCCTAGAGTTACGGAAGAACATCCAGATGGAC TCGATTTGTCTCTTTACAAAGATGAATCGCaattaaagagaagaagaggaggtcACGGCCCATACAAGCAGAAACAAGGCCaacgaaagaaatcgaaaCGTTCGGCAAGTTCCTCCGAAGACGAAGGATCTGAGGACGAGTCAAAGGATGAAAAGAAGTCATCGAAAACGGGACGTTCTAAAAAGGGATCAGTAAACAAAGCGTTAGCGATCGCAAAATCGGTTGCAAAAGGCTCGAGCAGAGCGGAAAGGGCATTAAATAGGAGCACAAAATCAGGAAACAGTACGGGTAGCGAGTCCACCGGTGGCACTGCTGCTGCCACTGCTACTGCCACTGCTACTGCAGCAGCAGTACCCGTGAATAACGCCGCTACGCCGACGACTCCCATTGATTCAGCTAAAAATAATGGTGCTGAGCCTAAAAAGATCGATACGAaaaaaacgacgacgaagcagcagcaacaacaacaacaacagcaacagcagcagcagcaacaacaacaacaacaacaacagcaacagcaacaacagagCAACAACAACACGAGTGGTGTACCAAGGACGAAGCTTCGTG